Below is a window of Desmonostoc muscorum LEGE 12446 DNA.
CACATGGCGAATTAATGATGTTTGGTGCTTATACAACATTTGTTGTGCAGAATAGCTGCAAACAATTGGGTGGTGTGTGGTTTGAGTCTTATATATTTTTGGCTTTGATTATTGCTTTTATTTTCACAGCCATTGTGGGATTAATTTTAGAAAAAGGTGTAATTCGTTATCTGTATGGACGCCCCCTCGAAACTCTCTTGGCAACTTGGGGAGTGAGTTTAATTTTTCAGCAGTTTGTTCGCAGTGTAAATTGGGTTTTAATAATTGGGTTAGCTATATTTTCTTTGTTGTTTTTTGGCGGGTTATGGATTTTAAATTCCCGCACGAATTTAGAAAGAGTTCGTAGTTGGGCTGTGGCGGTGTTGTTATTACTATCGCTGGGAATCACAATCATAACAGGCAATTTATTGAGCCAAACTTATCAGTTGGCGGTGACTCAGCCTTGGTTTGGCGCTCAAAATGTGGATGTCACCGCACCTACTTGGTTACAAGCGGGGATGTCTTTAGGTGGGGTGCAATTACCCTTTGCGAGGTTATTTATTATTGCTTTAACAATAATTTGTGTAGCAGGAATTTATCTATTTTTACAACGTTCTAGTTGGGGTTTAAGAATTCGCTCGGTGACGCAAAATCGGAGTATGAGCGCTTGTTTGGGTATCCCGACTCAAAAAGTTGATGCGGTTACTTTTGCACTGGGTTCGGGTTTAGCTGGTGTGGCTGGATGTGCAATTAGTTTACTCGGTTCTGTGGGGCCAAATACGGGACAAAACTATATTATCGATACTTTTATGGTTGTTGTGGTTGGAGGTGTGGGGAATTTAGCTGGTACTATTGTGGCAGCTTTGGGTATTGGGACGGCTAATTTTTTAATCGGTTCTGGGACTTTGGCTTTGTTGTTGAGTCCTGTTAAACCTTTGGCAGATTTCTTTACTTTTTTTGCGACGACGAGTATGGCGAAGGTGATGGTATTTGCGCTGATTATTGTGTTTTTACAGTGGAAGCCTGGGGGAATTTTTCCGCAGAAGGGACGTACTGTTGATGTTTAAACGAACCGCAGAGACGCAGAGGGCGCAGAGAATGAGGAAGAGGGGAGGATTGTTGATTGAGGTAGGGGTGGTGGTGGCGATCGCACTTTCCCTGATTATTATTATGCCAGTGGTGCTGTCGCAGTTTCGTTTGAATTTGTTGGGCAGGTTTTTGTCCCTGGCGATCGCCGCTTTGGGTATTGATTTGATTTGGGGGTATACTGGTTTATTGAGTTTGGGTCATGGTATTTTCTTCGGTTTGGGTGGATATGCGATCGCTATATACCTGAAGCTGCAAGTTCCAAGTGGTGAGTTACCTGATTTCATGGGGCTTTATGGAGTTACGGAACTTCCAGGTTTTTGGCAACCTTTTTATTCTTTTCCTTTGACAATGGCTGCTGTGGTACTAATTCCAGGGTTATTGGCAGGATTATTGGGATATTTAGTATTTAGAAATCGCCTCAAGGGTGTTTATTTTTCGATTTTGACTCAAGCGGGGACGATTGTATTTTTCAACTTTTTTAACGGTCAACAAAAGTTATTTAACGGTACAAATGGGCTGATAGATTTTACAACTTTGTTTGGGGCAACGGTCAGCGATACCAAAACGCAATTTGTGTTTTACACGTTGACGGTGGTGTTTCTCGCCGCTACCTACGGAATTTGTCGCTGGTTGACAAGTGGACGCTTTGGGAGATTGTTAATAGCGATTCGGGATGATGAAAGTCGGGTAAGATTTTCTGGATATGATCCTACAGATTTTAAGGTGTTGGTGTTTGGAGTTTCGGGAGCGATCGCAGGCATAGCAGGAGCATTTTACACCATTCAAAGTGGTTCTGTTTCACCCAGAGCGATGGATATTGCCTTTTCCATTGAAATGGTAATTTGGGTAGCTGTAGGAGGACGCGCTACTTTAATTGGCGCAGTTGTGGGAACTTTATTAGTCAATTATGCCCGGACTTTTTTAAGCGAACAATTTGCTGAAATCTGGCTATTTTTCCAAGGCGCACTATTTTTGATAGTCGTCACAGTGCTTCCTGACGGCATAGTAGGATGGTTGCGTAGTCAGAATATTTCCCTTTTCAAACGCCGTCAAGAAATTATTACATATCCTGCTTTAGAAGAAGACCCCGAAGTGGAACATGAACGCCAAAATATTGGAAACTGAAAATGTAACTGTGAGCTTTGATGGTTTTAAAGCTTTAAATCAACTAAATTTTAGCATGGATGTGGGTGAGTTACGAGTAGTAATTGGGCCAAATGGTGCGGGAAAGACAACATTTTTAGATGTAATTACCGGGAAAGTAAAACCAACTATTGGGCAAGTTCTATTCAAAGGTAAAAACCTGCGTTCTTTTTCTGAACATCAAATTGCGCGGTTGGGAATTGGGCGCAAATTCCAAACACCAAGAGTTTACCTGAATTTGACACCCCGTGAAAATTTAGAAATTACCAGCAACCGCAATAAAAATGTATTTTCTACTTTGTTTGGCAGTTCTGGTGCAACTGAAAAGAATAATATTAAAGGTTTGTTAGAAACCATCGGTTTAACTCCCAAAGCAGACATTCCCTCAGCTTTACTTTCTCATGGAGAAAAGCAACGTTTAGAAATTGGGATGTTAGTAGCACAGTCGCCTGATTTATTACTCGTTGATGAACCGGTTGCCGGTTTAACAGATGAGGAAACCTACAATATTGGCGAATTACTTTTAGCTTTAGCCCAGAGTCATTCAATATTAGTCATTGAACACGATATGGAATTCGTGCGTCAAATTGCCAGGAAAGTCACAGTACTGCATGAAGGTTCGGTGCTATGCGAAGGGAATTTTGAGGAAGTGCAAAATGACTCCCGCGTGATTGAAGTATATTTAGGAAAACAGGAAGAATGAACTGGGGACTGGGGATTAGGCAATACGGTTCGGTTAAGGCACCAGACGCGATAAATCGCGTCTTTGTGATTTAGAATTTTCATCAAAAAGCCCTAACCGAACCGTATTGGGGGATTAGGGACTGGGGACTGGGAGGATTATGGACGAATGGCACTAAGTTAAGGGTTGAGACTGACGCGGAGAGTGGGAGACGCTCTTACGCGGAGATATTTTTGAATGAGTTTTCCCCGTGTCCCCGCGTCGGCTTATCTTAGTGCCATTCGATTATGGACAAAGCGATCGCACTTTCTATTTACCTGGCAATTCTAGTCGATTTGCACTATTAAACACCTGTTCTACTGTTAGCGCCCAATCAGCAATTACCACTGATTCCATGCAAGTTGCACCTGTAATCGCTACAGACTTGAGAGTAATCGTTACAGACTTGAGAGTAACCGTTACAGACTTGGGAGTAGTCGCTACAGTATTCTTATTTAACGCCGATTTGCTACTATCAAAGCAATGAATTTGAAGGCGCTCATGACACTAGCGATTATGGCTGAACCTGCTCCTCTGAGATCTAATAAAGATGGTGTAGTTCTCGTGGGAAGCACTCGTGTAACATTGGATACTGTGGCTGCTATTTTTAAGCAAGGCGCGACAGCAGAGGAAATTGTTTATCGCTATCCATCGCTGAATCTGGCCGATGTTTACGCCACAATCGCCTTCTACCTCAATCACCAGGCAGAAGTAGAAGCTTACTTGCAACAGCGACAGCAACAATCACAAGAGATTCGGGCAATGAATCAAGCGAGATTTGATCCACAAGGCTTGCGCGATCGGCTGCTTGCGCGCAAAACAGCGCCAGAAGCATGTTAAAATTACCAGCTGATCAAAACTTTGATAATACGGTTGTTAGAGGAATATTCCGCCGTAACTCAGAAATCGACATCGTTCGTGTGCAAGATGTTCGATTGTCAGGCAAGGACGATCCAACTATCCAGGAATGGGCAGCCCAAGAAGAGCGCATCCTGCTTACCCATGATGTTTCTACAATCACTCGCTATGCATATGATCGAGTTAGGCAAGGGCAGAAAATGCCGGGAGTTATCGAAGTCAGCCCAGATGCACCAGTTGGGCGGGTCATTGAAGATATTCTTGTGCTTGTAGAGTGTAGTCAAGAGGGAGAGCTAGAAGGTCAAGTTCAGTATCTCCCGTGGTGAATCTGATTATATAGACATAAAGCCCGCTCCCAAAGTGACAAGTATGACTCAAACCCTACCCAAGTTAGTAACCTTTGAACAATTTATCGAGTGGTACCCCTCAAACGGGGCGCGATATGAACTACATAAAGGAGTCATTGTAGAAATGCCACCCCCAACTGGTGAACACGAAAATGTTGTTGGATTTTTGGCGGCACAAATAACCTTCCAGTTCTTGCAAATGGGACTTCCGTTTCGCATCCCCAAAACTGCCTTTGTCAAAATTCAGAGCAATAACTCAACCTATTCTCCTGACATTTTGCTATTAAATCATGACAATCTCGTGAATGAACCTCTGTGGAGCAAGCAATCTACTGTTATTCAAGCTGCATCTATCCCACTAGCTGTTGAAGTTGTTAGTAGCAACTGGCGAGACGACTACTATGACAAGTTCAGGGATTACGAAGAGATGGAGATTCCTGAGTATTGGATTGTAGATTATGCTGCGATCGGTGGCAAAAGATTTACTGGTAATCCTAAACAAAAAACCATTACAATTTGCGAATTAGTTGATGGAGATTATCAAATGACTGTGTTTAGGGAAAATAATTTTATTACATCGCCTTTATTCCCCCAACTCAACTTGACAGCACAGCAAATTTTTGATTCTGCTTTGTAAGTTTCGGTTTAAATACAAACTGAATTTTATTATGCTAAAAATCTCTAACCTCAACGTTTACTACGGCGAAAGCCACATTCTCCGCAACGTAGATTTAACCGTACCATCCGGGCAAATGGTCTGCCTAATCGGACGCAATGGCGTAGGAAAAACCACCCTACTCAAAACCATCATGGGATTACTCAAACCCCGCAGCGGTACAATTAATTTAGCTGAACAATTAATCAACTCCAAATCTCCAGACCAAAGAGCCAAGTTAGGAATTGGTTATGTTCCCCAAGGACGAGAAATTATCCCCCGTTTAACAGTCAAAGAAAATCTGCTGCTGGGGTTAGAAGCCAGACGCAAACCAGTCAAAAAAGCAGAAATTCCCGAAGAAATTTTTAGCTTATTTCCGGTGTTAAAAACCATGCTTTCACGGATGGGTGGTGATTTGAGTGGGGGACAGCAGCAACAACTGGCGATCGCTCGTGCTTTAATGGGAGAACCTCAGCTACTTGTCTTAGACGAACCCACTGAAGGTATTCAACCCTCCATCATCCTAGAAATTGAAGCCGCAGTCCGTGGCATCGTCAAAACCACAGGCATTTCTGTATTATTAGTAGAGCAACATTTACACTTTGTCCGTCAAGCTGATTACTATTACGCCATGCAAAAAGGCGGTATAGTCGCCTCCGGTTCCACCGACGAACTCAGTCAAGATGTGATTCAACGTTTTTTAGCGGTTTAGCAAGAATTCAGAAGTCAGAATGGGCTTCTCTACGAGACGCTACGCGTAGCTTGCTTCCACGAAGTGGTACGCCCCGCTGCGCTAACAGAATTCAGAATTAGAGAGTATTACGCCTTACCAGAAACTCTAAAGATTGCTGAATTTTCAAGTTTAAATTCTTCTTTAATTTCTGATTTTTTTAGCTCAATTGTATCGGAAGCAATCAAATCTGCTGCTTCTTCTAAAAGTTCATGTTGTTCTTTTTGAATAGCTTCTAAACGATTAGAAATTTCTGCCAATCTTAGTTGCTTATTTGTTGGCAAATTTTCAGCTAATAAAACTGGCAGATTATCAGTTTTTTTGGTATTGTTAATTCGTTGTGCAGCAAAACTACCAACTTGAGTTAAAGAAAAAAAGCTAACTTGAACTAAAGCCTGAAGTAACTTTACTGGAAATTGGAGTATTGACCAACTAGCTGTTTCGATAACGCGAACAATTGCTTTGATAATACTCCAAAGTAGAGCAAGGGCAAAAATCAGAATTACAACACTAATAATCGGATGATTAGCTGCCCAACTGACTATTTGAATTAACCGCAAAATTACAGTATGTTGTATCAGCCAATCATGAAAAGAAGAACTAATTGCTGTTTCAACTGCTCCCGATGTGGTCTTTTTCAACTGTTCAGCCGTTTGCCAAGTTTGTTCTAAACTTGTCGTCACCGTATCAATTGCTGTATTGGTCGTTGTCGTCGCTTTTGCTTTTAAAGACTCGCCAACTTGTTGCATTGAATCAGTTAGAGAGCTAACATTTTCGCCGACAAAATTTTTGGCATTTTGCAAGCGTTGTAAAACTTCCTGAGGCAAATAGATGTCTAATTGGGCTATCATAACAAATTTCACCGCCGTTGAAATCGAACTCGCAACCCATCTTTCGGGTGATTTGTGGGCAACTGCACAGAATCTAAATTTTGGTTAGGCAAGATTTCCCAATGATAGTTCCTCAGAAGATGGGAAGCCACTATTTTCATTTCCATTTTGGCAAAAGCTATACCAATACAAACACGGGGGCCACCACCGAAACCAACTAAACTAAAAGGATATTTTTTGTGTTCTTGGCGTTGAGGACTGAAACGCTCAGGATCAAAACGTTCTGGCTGAGAATAAATTTCTTCAATTTGGTGAGTAGTTCTAATTGAATAATATAGCTGCCAACCAGCAGGTACATGAAAACCTTTAAATTCAAAGTCTTTAATTACACCTCTAAATCCACCGCCCACAGATTGATACAATCTTTCAACTTCCCACAAAACCTGCTCTAAATAAGGCATTTTTCCTAATTGTTCTAAATCTAAATCACCTTTATTTGCAAGTTGTAATTGTTCTTCCCTAGCTTTTTCCAAAACTTCAGGATGACGCGCTAATTCTACACATAACCAAGTCAGCATCGAAGTCGTTGTTTCATGTCCAGCAAAAAGTAATAGCAGTGCTTGGGCTACGAGTTCCTTTTCACTTAAACTGTTACCATCTTCATCTCTAGCTTGGATTAACAAACTCAGAGCATCCTTGGTTGGATTTTGTTGGCGTTCTCGGACAATTTGAGTTATCTGCTCTAAAACTTGATTACGAGCCGCTAAAGCTTTCCCAAATGTTGTAAATGGTAAAGGCAAGGTATTAATTGCAAACAGTCCATTGGTCAAATTTGCAAACAACTTGCTCAGGCGCACACCTTCGGCGCCGGGAGGCGTACCCAATAATAATTGACTAGCAATATCAAAAGTAAGTTGTTTAAACTCTTGAAACCAGGTAAACTCCTGCTGCTTCTCCCACTTTTGTAAATAACTACGTGTAATATCTTCCATAGTGGCGACATAGTTCGCCAATGCAGGGCCATGCAACGCCGGCATCATCAAGCGGCGATTTCTGCGATGTTCTTCTCCATCTTGCAAAAACAGCGATTCACCCAGCAATATTTTGAAATTAGCAGGCCATCCCTCGCGCCAAGAAAAATTCTCCATATGGCTTGACAAAACGAACTCTAACGCCTCTGGCCCCACCATCACCACAGTTGGTCTACCAAGAATATGAGTTTTGAAGATAGACCCATACTGGCGATAGCGCTTTTTGCCAAAATCGGGGTCAAGAACAAAGGAAAGTGTTTCACCTAATACAGGTAGACCAAAGCTTCCAGGAGGAATTTGATTACTTTTCATATGTTAACTTAACTACCTTGTTACAAAAATTACTAAGATATCATCTTAAGGCAAGCAAATTCACCAATCACAGTCAACCCCTTTTTAAACATCCTCTTAGGAGGATTGAGAAATGCTATAGATATATTTCTCTTTTGATTTTTGAAATTATTTGCCTAGCCGGGGAGTAGGCAATCAGCCTTTTCGAGGTGTATCGAATTTTGTCAAAAATCAAATCGTAGTCCTATATTTATTTGATCGTAGTAAATTATATCGAAATACGTGCCTAATGAACGCTATAGGTTAGCACTCTTTTATTCCTATGAAAAAATAAAAACATTTTTAGGTTAAGTTCAGGAGTGTAGCCTGCTTACCGGAGGGTAACCCAACACCAAAATCCTTGCTTTTGTTGGGTTTACCAAAGCCTCAAGCCAGCCTACACCTAAATTCAGCAAACCCTTAAAAAGATGGCTGATGATTTTTATTTGATGATAGTAATTAATGCCGTGGGAATAAAAAGAACTATATTATAAAAAACAAATACACCTGACTATGCTTGCTATTTAGTCGGACAATGGACAACCATAGCCGGAGCTGAACAAAAACGTGTAGGTAATCTTTTCTAGCCCTTTCAAGGTGGTGAAATTTGGAACGAAGATTGGTTATTTCAATCTTCAAAAAGCCCAAAATGTGAGCGGATGATTCAAAATCCTAGCACTGAAACAACGTCTGTTCGTTGGTCACCTTGAAAGGGCTAGTCCTATATAGGTTGGGTTTCGTTTCTCAACCCAACATTTTCATATCAGTCCTCAATTTCATGCCAATTTCATTTTGAGATGAAAGACTAGGTATGAGGTGCAGAAAAATCCCCCAAAACAAAGCTAGCTTTGTTTATCAAAGATTCCGATCGCAGTTTTTTGCACCCATACTTCAGATTTTCTCATCACAATGCCCAACTCTCTGCGTTTCCACCCAATTGTAACCATGCGTTATGTTTCTGGTACACTTGTCGGTTTACTGTTATTGGCAAATCCCGTACTAGTTTTAGCCCACGCCGGACACGGAAATGAATTTCATCAAGAAGGTGAAGCCACCCCAGCAACTGCTTCTATTCAAGTTGACAGTCAAACTGCCCAAAGGTTAGGAATTAAAGTTGAGCCAGTTAAAAGTCAGCGTTTAGCTGTGGGTATAAAAACCACGGGACAGATTGAAACTTTACCTAGCAAGCAAGTAGAAGTAACCACACCGATTGCAGGCGCGAAGGTGATTGAGTTATT
It encodes the following:
- the urtD gene encoding urea ABC transporter ATP-binding protein UrtD, translated to MNAKILETENVTVSFDGFKALNQLNFSMDVGELRVVIGPNGAGKTTFLDVITGKVKPTIGQVLFKGKNLRSFSEHQIARLGIGRKFQTPRVYLNLTPRENLEITSNRNKNVFSTLFGSSGATEKNNIKGLLETIGLTPKADIPSALLSHGEKQRLEIGMLVAQSPDLLLVDEPVAGLTDEETYNIGELLLALAQSHSILVIEHDMEFVRQIARKVTVLHEGSVLCEGNFEEVQNDSRVIEVYLGKQEE
- a CDS encoding Uma2 family endonuclease; this encodes MTQTLPKLVTFEQFIEWYPSNGARYELHKGVIVEMPPPTGEHENVVGFLAAQITFQFLQMGLPFRIPKTAFVKIQSNNSTYSPDILLLNHDNLVNEPLWSKQSTVIQAASIPLAVEVVSSNWRDDYYDKFRDYEEMEIPEYWIVDYAAIGGKRFTGNPKQKTITICELVDGDYQMTVFRENNFITSPLFPQLNLTAQQIFDSAL
- the urtC gene encoding urea ABC transporter permease subunit UrtC; this translates as MRKRGGLLIEVGVVVAIALSLIIIMPVVLSQFRLNLLGRFLSLAIAALGIDLIWGYTGLLSLGHGIFFGLGGYAIAIYLKLQVPSGELPDFMGLYGVTELPGFWQPFYSFPLTMAAVVLIPGLLAGLLGYLVFRNRLKGVYFSILTQAGTIVFFNFFNGQQKLFNGTNGLIDFTTLFGATVSDTKTQFVFYTLTVVFLAATYGICRWLTSGRFGRLLIAIRDDESRVRFSGYDPTDFKVLVFGVSGAIAGIAGAFYTIQSGSVSPRAMDIAFSIEMVIWVAVGGRATLIGAVVGTLLVNYARTFLSEQFAEIWLFFQGALFLIVVTVLPDGIVGWLRSQNISLFKRRQEIITYPALEEDPEVEHERQNIGN
- a CDS encoding ABC transporter permease subunit: MLAGFLEAIFNGISIGAVLLIAALGLAIIFGLMGVINMAHGELMMFGAYTTFVVQNSCKQLGGVWFESYIFLALIIAFIFTAIVGLILEKGVIRYLYGRPLETLLATWGVSLIFQQFVRSVNWVLIIGLAIFSLLFFGGLWILNSRTNLERVRSWAVAVLLLLSLGITIITGNLLSQTYQLAVTQPWFGAQNVDVTAPTWLQAGMSLGGVQLPFARLFIIALTIICVAGIYLFLQRSSWGLRIRSVTQNRSMSACLGIPTQKVDAVTFALGSGLAGVAGCAISLLGSVGPNTGQNYIIDTFMVVVVGGVGNLAGTIVAALGIGTANFLIGSGTLALLLSPVKPLADFFTFFATTSMAKVMVFALIIVFLQWKPGGIFPQKGRTVDV
- a CDS encoding DUF433 domain-containing protein, which translates into the protein MTLAIMAEPAPLRSNKDGVVLVGSTRVTLDTVAAIFKQGATAEEIVYRYPSLNLADVYATIAFYLNHQAEVEAYLQQRQQQSQEIRAMNQARFDPQGLRDRLLARKTAPEAC
- a CDS encoding cytochrome P450, which codes for MKSNQIPPGSFGLPVLGETLSFVLDPDFGKKRYRQYGSIFKTHILGRPTVVMVGPEALEFVLSSHMENFSWREGWPANFKILLGESLFLQDGEEHRRNRRLMMPALHGPALANYVATMEDITRSYLQKWEKQQEFTWFQEFKQLTFDIASQLLLGTPPGAEGVRLSKLFANLTNGLFAINTLPLPFTTFGKALAARNQVLEQITQIVRERQQNPTKDALSLLIQARDEDGNSLSEKELVAQALLLLFAGHETTTSMLTWLCVELARHPEVLEKAREEQLQLANKGDLDLEQLGKMPYLEQVLWEVERLYQSVGGGFRGVIKDFEFKGFHVPAGWQLYYSIRTTHQIEEIYSQPERFDPERFSPQRQEHKKYPFSLVGFGGGPRVCIGIAFAKMEMKIVASHLLRNYHWEILPNQNLDSVQLPTNHPKDGLRVRFQRR
- the urtE gene encoding urea ABC transporter ATP-binding subunit UrtE, with the protein product MLKISNLNVYYGESHILRNVDLTVPSGQMVCLIGRNGVGKTTLLKTIMGLLKPRSGTINLAEQLINSKSPDQRAKLGIGYVPQGREIIPRLTVKENLLLGLEARRKPVKKAEIPEEIFSLFPVLKTMLSRMGGDLSGGQQQQLAIARALMGEPQLLVLDEPTEGIQPSIILEIEAAVRGIVKTTGISVLLVEQHLHFVRQADYYYAMQKGGIVASGSTDELSQDVIQRFLAV
- a CDS encoding DUF5615 family PIN-like protein — its product is MLKLPADQNFDNTVVRGIFRRNSEIDIVRVQDVRLSGKDDPTIQEWAAQEERILLTHDVSTITRYAYDRVRQGQKMPGVIEVSPDAPVGRVIEDILVLVECSQEGELEGQVQYLPW